The genome window TCCGAAACACAGGCAACAGCTATTTCTACCGATGGAATTCATGTAATAGGAATGAATGACAGTGTTAATGATGATGCAGCAATCAGTTTTGCTGTGGGTTTCTATCAGGCATTAGGTGCTGGGCGGCCCGTAGATTTTGCATTTGAGATGGGCATGGTTCAGATAGCTCCATTTACAGATAATGCTGATACGCCAACTTTGTGGAAGGACGGAGTTGAAGTAAAATAAAGCTATGACACTCTTTGAGCGATTATACCGCTACCGCGAAAAGGAGGGCAAGCACGAGCGCGAAAACTACCTTACGGAATTGCTGGCTGCCGTTCTGGAGAGAAACCCCGCCTTATGTCTTCGCCTCTGTGAGTACGCTGGGCTATCGGTCCCGGCCAATACCAAGTTCAGCATCCGGACACAAGTAAGTTATGTTGAAGGGCAGCCTGATATTGTGTTGGAATCTGCTGCCAATGGTGTCTTTCTGCTTATCGAGTGCAAGCTGGAGGCCGGGGAAGGCCACGAGCAGCTAAAGCGCTATCAGCGCATCTTGGTAAGCTCTAGCGCGCAGCACAAACGAATCATTTTCCTTACCAAGTACTTCGAGTCCCCCAATGATACGTCCGTCAGCTGCCTGCGCTGGTATCAGCTATTCAGCTTCCTGGCCCCCCTTCCCGCCGGTGACTTGCTAACCGCATTTACCCAGTACCTTACCCTTCATCAGCTACACAAGCCCATGAATTTCCTGCCCGCCGACCTCGTTGCCCTGGAGCAAATCCAGTCCACTATTGCCAAAATGGACGAGGTGCTGAGCCCACTGGAATGGCTGTTTCGTGAGTACCTGGGTGGGACCGGACAATATACCAAAACCCGCACTGCTAAGCTGGCAGAAGGGTGGTATGGCTATTGGCGCTACATCGGCTCCTCCCGGTTTAGTGCCGGCTTCCAGTTTGCTGCCGGCGAAATGCCGTGGTGTTTTATTGAGGTAGAAAGCTGGAACTGCGCCGCTGAGCCTACCGCCACCGGCCCCAATGCCAACAAGGTTCAGCAAGCCCTACGCGAAAGCTGGGGCATATCGGCTGAAAAGCTTACCTACCTATCGATAACCAAAGCCGTAACTTCCTTTACCTCCAACGAAGATGATGGGGTAGTTGCCATGCGGGAATGGTTCAAGACCCACTTCGAGCAAATGAATGCCGTATTGAAACAGCATGAATACTTCTGGAAAGGCGTACCCGAAGCAGTAATACCACTGGAGGGTGATCCAGCGCTTCTGCAATAAGCAAATCCTCTGACTCTGCTACCAAGTCAAATGGTCTGCACATATGAGTAAAGCTCTTCTGCTGTCCGTAAACCCCGTAGTTTCGCCCTATGCTAAAACGCCTCCACGTCCGCAACTTCACCGTCTTCGCCGATGCCGAATTCAATTTCAGCTCGGGACTGAATGTCATTGTGGGGACTAACGGTACAGGCAAGAGCCATGTGTTGAAGCTGGGGTACGCGGTGGAGGCAGCTTCAGCCTTAATGAGTACAATTAGAGAGAAGGGTATGGAAGGAAGCGTGGGAAATTTCACGTGGGATTTCACCCTTACACATTATTTAGCGGATGTCTTCAGAACGGACAATAAATTAAAAAGCTTAGTGCGCCGAGAGTCTACTCAAGCTGATTCTAGTGTGAAGCTTGAGATGTCAGCAGGTGTTCACGATATAATTGAATTTAAATTTCCATTTCAAGCAGCTTCGGAATACGTAGACGTTGAGCTAATTCATGTTACTCCGCCAGAGAGCATAACGCTTGCTCCTGTGTTCTTGCCGGCTAAAGAAGTGTTATCATTGTTTCCTGGTTTAGGTAGCCTATATAAAAGGTATGAGTTACCTATTGATCGGGCTTTTGCAGATCTAGTAGATCAACTAAATGTGCCTTTGCTAAGGAATCCTGAGGCAGGT of Hymenobacter sublimis contains these proteins:
- a CDS encoding PD-(D/E)XK nuclease family protein, whose translation is MTLFERLYRYREKEGKHERENYLTELLAAVLERNPALCLRLCEYAGLSVPANTKFSIRTQVSYVEGQPDIVLESAANGVFLLIECKLEAGEGHEQLKRYQRILVSSSAQHKRIIFLTKYFESPNDTSVSCLRWYQLFSFLAPLPAGDLLTAFTQYLTLHQLHKPMNFLPADLVALEQIQSTIAKMDEVLSPLEWLFREYLGGTGQYTKTRTAKLAEGWYGYWRYIGSSRFSAGFQFAAGEMPWCFIEVESWNCAAEPTATGPNANKVQQALRESWGISAEKLTYLSITKAVTSFTSNEDDGVVAMREWFKTHFEQMNAVLKQHEYFWKGVPEAVIPLEGDPALLQ
- a CDS encoding AAA family ATPase; the protein is MLKRLHVRNFTVFADAEFNFSSGLNVIVGTNGTGKSHVLKLGYAVEAASALMSTIREKGMEGSVGNFTWDFTLTHYLADVFRTDNKLKSLVRRESTQADSSVKLEMSAGVHDIIEFKFPFQAASEYVDVELIHVTPPESITLAPVFLPAKEVLSLFPGLGSLYKRYELPIDRAFADLVDQLNVPLLRNPEAGVAAVINALERVMKGRIKVENGRFYLYPDKGERFEIDLVAEGVRKLAALAYLLGNGSLSAGVTLYWDEPEANLNAALIREVARLLTLLADQGFQIIIATHSLFLLKELHILSHRAQAKPVRYFGLFVGPKGETQVEATDDFELLQHITALDAELTQTFDYEETLDQANDDADNTRG